The following are encoded together in the Theileria orientalis strain Shintoku DNA, chromosome 1, complete genome genome:
- a CDS encoding uncharacterized protein (protein of unknown function DUF284, transmembrane eukaryotic family protein), with protein MPEPVGKLHRERTRFYTTPGRTHFYSASRNHGFNSSYARTGYFSQPSRKNLVGGFSRLSTTKSGFTSSFSGENELECQNILCKRGFLKRIFYSQFNNLFNTDIKNNNNCKKYGAILLTLFFLNLCITVLAFIAKDPVTCRKELTDYSTGTSHMVTINPQDCNLKSGGKGFKIDHDKIYVYYNILNYPFHFSSVFKLHSKLQFQGKISRVNSDLDLCGAYSKLHANGLHRVINPCGSHVVNVYNDQFKFLRPKSESRKNQRKVDESSADDGAAGSSSIPGSGDNSGNSRGADDGDEDLREWDEMKLDDRKELLIRHHEYGHSRNISKEDRLTFNDYYWMGDTVEYSKEINIGMSRDFELLNGWNYNNRMYHQLNSEVSGVGVRNGHFVQWMSPAPFPDFTKLYGVLEGPAEVPLTFKFVNNYNVTAFHGKKFLVLKASSYNIGNILFLRVLFMLFTLLSLSFGLLFTLYRPKNQNSIFNLI; from the exons atgccCGAGCCAGTTGGTAAATTACATCGCGAAAGGACCAGGTTTTACACAACACCTGGTAGGACACATTTTTACAGCGCCTCAAGAAACCATGGTTTTAACTCGAGCTACGCAAGAACTGGCTACTTTAGCCAGCCTTCGCGGAAAAACCTGGTAGGGGGCTTCTCGAGACTGAGTACAACCAAAAGTGGTTTTACCAGCTCATTTTCCGGCGAAAATGAACTGGAATgtcaaaatatattatgtaaaCGCGGATTCCTAAAGAGGATTTTCTATTCCCAATTTAATAACCTATTTAACACAG ATATCAAGAACAATAACAACTGTAAGAAGTACGGAGCGATTCTGCTCACCCTATTCTTCTTGAACCTGTGCATCACAGTGTTGGCATTTATCGCTAAGGACCCGGTGACCTGTAGGAAGGAGCTGACGGACTACTCGACGGGGACCAGCCACATGGTGACGATCAACCCCCAGGACTGCAACCTCAAGAGCGGAGGCAAGGGCTTCAAAATAGACCACGATAAAATATACGTTTACTACAACATCCTGAATTACCCGTTTcacttcagcagcgtcttcaAGCTGCACAGTAAGCTGCAATTCCAGGGTAAAATATCCAGGGTCAATTCAGATTTGGATCTTTGTGGAGCCTACTCAAAGCTGCACGCGAACG GACTGCACAGGGTCATCAATCCGTGCGGATCACACGTGGTTAACGTGTACAATGACCAGTTTAAGTTTCTAAGGCCCAAATCGGAGTCAAGAAAGAATCAAAGAAAGGTCGATGAGTCTAGCGCCGATGACGGGGCTGCTGGCAGTAGTAGCATCCCAGGATCCGGAGATAACAGTGGCAATAGCAGGGGCGCAGATGACGGAGACGAAGACCTGCGAGAATGGGACGAGATGAAGCTGGACGACAGGAAGGAGCTGCTAATTAGGCATCATGAGTACGGCCACTCGAGAAACATATCCAAGGAGGACAGGCTGACCTTCAA CGACTACTATTGGATGGGAGACACAGTGGAGTACTCCAAGGAGATCAACATTGGAATGTCGAGGGACTTCGAACTGTTGAACGGCTggaattataataatagaaTGTACCACCAACTCAACTCTGAAGTCTCGGGGGTAGGAGTGAGGAACGGACACTTTGTGCAGTGGATGAGCCCAGCCCCCTTCCCCGATTTCACGAAGCTGTACGGAGTGCTCGAGGGGCCCGCGGAGGTGCCGCTGACGTTCAAGTTCGTCAACAACTATAACGTAACGGCGTTCCACGGCAAGAAGTTCCTGGTTCTGAAGGCGTCGAGCTACAACATCGGCAACATCCTGTTCCTGAGGGTACTGTTCATGCTGTTCACACTCCTGTCCCTGTCGTTTGGACTTTTGTTCACGCTGTATAGACCCAAGAACCAGAACAGCATTTTTAATctgatataa
- a CDS encoding uncharacterized protein (apical membrane antigen 1 family protein), with protein MGAHKNKIWYSEEDNNHTSDLSGVQSDKSFIYQLNKNIKSGLTPTMITTTNSNNRYSNHYYSRTGDAVEGEDVPSSATYVTFEASSENSLGSNQRCVSLEDAGKFKKGRNCGSKSSLSRIAKSLSLLFFLSSLNLGCLALGSLESTARSVPPAISLLQGESGSVLSSSSTMSPVNSDSMHNNHDNTPAMLESKETEGMEVSDHDGGSAGLTSSKDKKKRTGGNRRLSKKKTRDEAEEKRTMWTDYMAKFDIAKVHGSGVYVDLGGYATVGSYDYRMPTGKCPVVGKAIVLENGADFLKSITHHDVKERGLAFPATKVSTNSSKADMENQLLSPISAQVLRSWNYKHESDLSNCAEYSKNIVPGSNRSSKYRYPFVYDQTDKLCYILYSPMQYNQGVKYCDTDSADEGTSSLACMYPDKDKEDSHLFYGTSSLHMDWNVVCPVYPIRDAIFGTYDQEADECVAIEPIYVEEADDYAECAKILFEYSPSDVDVSSNNQTLSDVDRYKDAMETGKLSTALSIMFSPRYSEDRPIYTKGVGINWATYNVEEKKCNILDEIPTCLIIRNGNYALTSLSSPNEEDAVPYPCDIKHGKGYVRNKKKKETTEPAKEGKEEKKEKEEKEGKKEKEMPAASSPENEFIPYTSLKTDGFSCDKFVHTVSNGSCGSYLECNTTPPQLSGKGKKILMWVLIVLSLVIAMAVGGYLFYKYFWTKRFKKYHSENYDDDMYFDSDQEYNSPYNMEGQRANQHEYNVNNDEGIWSRNEPNNSDSFSYKKIRRCACICSPKIPTLWTTLGKLLDLIMNFNYLFVNLLFCAVLYNVKVAFKAVYATSDDNTLCGDVNTRIPVVLVFNSERSTNQYDFFPSENKETIIYEAKCNFSFQSVVIMPSKFGDRSQREVLYEAESPSTRAYRVIGTTEGEEKRVEISLLNGEVVSLVKTPSSTKYLSELEASQKSEEDKRQQRQAANKALLRRVLIVMTGLLSVAIGSGTLYYLKKRRMQSEGPSSNEAPV; from the exons ATGGGCGCtcacaaaaacaaaatttgGTATTCAGAAGAGGATAACAATCACACTTCAGACCTTTCAGGTGTTCAGAGCGACAaaagttttatttatcagctgaacaaaaatataaaatctGGACTGACACCCACCATGATCACAACCACCAATTCCAATAATCGCTACTCTAACCACTACTACAGCCGCACAGGCGATGCCGTTGAAGGAGAGGATGTGCCTAGTTCCGCAACCTATGTAACGTTTGAGGCCAGCTCAGAAAATTCCTTGGGTTCCAATCAGAGGTGTGTAAGCCTCGAGGACGCCggtaaatttaaaaagggcCGCAATTGCGGGTCGAAAAGCTCACTTTCCCGAATCGCTAAGTCACTATCGCTTCTGTTTTTTCTAAGTTCCTTGAATCTTGGCTGCCTGGCTTTGGGTTCTCTGGAATCGACCGCCAGGTCCGTGCCTCCGGCGATCTCGCTGTTGCAGGGGGAGAGTGGTTCGGTGCTTTCTTCCAGTAGCACAATGTCACCAGTAAACTCAGACTCTATGCACAATAACCACGACAACACTCCTGCTATGTTAGAATCGAAAGAGACCGAGGGCATGGAGGTTTCTGACCACGATGGCGGCTCTG CAGGTCTGACGAGCAGCAAGGATAAGAAAAAGAGGACCGGGGGAAACAGGAGACTgagcaagaagaagacACGAGACGAGGCGGAGGAGAAGAGGACTATGTGGACCGACTACATGGCCAAGTTTGATATTGCAAAGGTGCACGGCTCTGGAGTTTACGTGGACCTGGGCGGCTACGCAACTGTGGGTTCCTACGACTACAGAATGCCGACGGGCAAGTGCCCAGTGGTTGGCAAGGCAATAGTGCTGGAGAACGGAGCGGACTTCCTGAAGAGCATAACGCACCACGACGTGAAGGAGCGAGGTCTCGCGTTCCCAGCCACCAAGGTGAGCACAAATTCCTCCAAGGCCGACATGGAGAACCAACTGCTCTCGCCAATAAGCGCACAAGTACTCAGGAGCTGGAATTACAAGCACGAGTCGGACCTGAGCAACTGCGCAGAATACAGCAAAAACATAGTGCCTGGAAGCAACAGGAGTTCTAAGTACAGGTACCCCTTCGTGTACGACCAGACCGATAAGCTGTGCTACATACTGTACAGCCCAATGCAGTACAACCAGGGCGTTAAGTACTGCGACACGGATTCAGCGGACGAGGGCACGAGCAGCCTGGCTTGCATGTACCCGgacaaggacaaggaggaTTCACACCTCTTCTACGGAACATCCTCGCTGCACATGGATTGGAACGTGGTGTGCCCAGTGTACCCGATCAGGGACGCAATATTCGGCACGTACGACCAGGAAGCTGACGAGTGCGTGGCCATAGAGCCAATATACGTGGAGGAGGCAGACGACTACGCAGAGTGCGCCAAGATACTCTTCGAGTACTCTCCCAGCGACGTGGACGTCAGCAGCAACAATCAGACGCTGTCAGACGTGGACCGCTACAAGGACGCCATGGAGACCGGCAAGCTGAGCACTGCACTTTCCATAATGTTTTCGCCCAGATACTCCGAGGACAGGCCAATATACACCAAGGGAGTGGGAATTAACTGGGCAACTTACAACGTTGAGGAGAAAAAGTGCAACATTCTCGACGAGATCCCGACCTGCCTAATAATAAGGAACGGCAACTACGCTCTGACAAGCCTGTCATCCCCGAACGAGGAGGACGCAGTGCCCTACCCTTGTGACATAAAACATGGAAAAGGGTACGTAAGaaacaagaaaaagaaggagACCACTGAGCCAGCCAAGGAGG GCaaggaggaaaagaaggaaaaggaagagaaggaaggaaagaaggagaaggagatgCCGGCAGCTTCAAGCCCCGAAAACGAGTTTATTCCGTACACGAGTCTGAAGACAGACGGTTTCTCCTGCGACAAGTTCGTGCATACAGTCTCGAACGGAAGCTGCGGCTCCTACCTCGAGTGCAACACGACGCCGCCTCAGCTGAGCGGCAAGGGTAAGAAGATTCTCATGTGGGTGCTCATAGTGCTGTCACTAGTGATCGCAATGGCCGTGGGAGGCTACCTGTTCTACAAGTACTTCTGGACCAAGAGGTTCAAGAAGTACCACTCTGAGAATTACGACGATGACATGTACTTCGACTCTGACCAGGAGTACAACAGCCCCTACAACATGGAAGGTCAGCGGGCAAACCAGCACGAGTACAACGTGAACAACGACGAGGGCATTTGGAGCCGGAACGAGCCGAACAACTCTGAC TCCTTTTCATataagaaaataagaagATGCGCATGCATATGCTCTCCCAAGATTCCTACGCTTTGGACGACTCTTGGTAAATTACTGGATTTAATCATGAATTTCAATTACTTGTTTGTCAATTTACTATTCTGTGCGGTTTTATATAACGTAAAAGTGGCCTTCAAGGCCGTGTATGCCACTTCCGATGATAACACACTTTGTGGAGATGTAAACACAAGAATCCCCGTGGTCCTCGTCTTTAACAGCGAGAGATCCACTAATCAGTACGACTTCTTTCCATCGGAAAACAAGGAGACTATCATATATGAGGCTAAGTGCAACTTCTCCTTCCAGTCTGTCGTCATCATGCCCTCCAAGTTCGGCGACCGCAGTCAGCGCGAGGTCCTATATGAGGCCGAAAGCCCCTCCACGAGGGCCTACAGGGTCATCGGCACCACCGAGGGCGAGGAGAAGCGCGTGGAAATCAGCCTTCTCAACGGGGAAGTGGTATCCCTCGTGAAAACGCCATCTTCCACCAAGTACCTGTCGGAGCTTGAAGCCTCCCAGAAGTCCGAGGAAGACAAGAGACAGCAGAGGCAGGCTGCCAACAAGGCTCTTCTTCGCAGGGTGTTAATAGTAATGACTGGCCTTTTGAGTGTGGCGATCGGCTCCGGAACCCTATACTACCTCAAGAAACGTAGGATGCAGTCCGAAGGCCCAAGCAGTAACGAAGCACCCGTTTAA
- a CDS encoding DNA-directed RNA polymerase III yields the protein MNWPLETKISLQRTCFLKIYRDSGTYYNLLLHMEFLTLMEVGVLRDSYLVEKLKLLQDFEYSVFCTIETAGNKGIWTADIRKITGLLIHQVQRAVKNLCEVARLIKPLTDIHHKNRKLFILSTLEPSIDITGGSFYLNGEFNELLVEKLQEQIGLFLSKNIGATIDQILSYLKSSKLIQGELVEKDVYSVIKLLILENKVYTSVKNEQKIFIWCGNNYIKFSEEAFEVPCFSCNLIDSCNFGLVHKICPSKCKYMTAWLS from the exons ATGAATTGGCCCTTAGAAACGAAAATAAGTTTACAGAGGACCTGTTTcttgaaaatatacagaGATTCAGGAACTTATTACAATCTTCTACTCCATATGGAATTTCTGACTTTGATGG AGGTCGGTGTATTGAGGGACAGCTACTTGGTtgagaagctgaagctcTTACAGGACTTCGAGTACTCAGTATTCTGCACAATAGAAACCGCAGGAAACAAGGGCATCTGGACGGCAGACATAAGGAAGATAACAGGGTTACTG aTTCACCAGGTTCAAAGGGCTGTGAAGAACCTCTGTGAGGTGGCCAGGCTTATTAAGCCATTGACAGACATCCACCACAAGAACAGGAAACTGTTCATACTATCGACGTTGGAGCCCTCAATTGATATCACAG GAGGATCCTTTTATCTTAACGGCGAATTCAACGAGCTGCTAGTGGAGAAACTACAGGAACAAATAGGACTATTCCTATCAAAAAATATCGGGGCCACGATTGACCAGATTCTAAGCTACTTGAAGTCCTCAAAGCTAATCCAAGGG GAACTTGTGGAGAAGGACGTGTATTCAGTAATTAAACTGTTGATATTGGAGAACAAAGTGTACACATCGGTGAAGAACGAACAGAAAATATTCATC TGGTGTGGAAACAACTACATCAAATTCTCCGAAGAGGCCTTTGAGGTCCCCTGCTTCTCCTGCAACCTAATAGATTCGTGTAACTTTGGCCTTGTTCATAAGATTTGCCCATCGAAGTGCAAATATATGACAGCATGGCTCAGTTAA
- a CDS encoding 40S ribosomal protein S25: MAIKEKKSKEAVARAAMASGRSKRKKWVKVRARDKLNNAVTFDKTAYDKLMNEIPKSKLITISVVSERLKVNGSLARQALRELESLNLIKPICEPHHTQLLYTKVN, from the exons ATGGCGATAAAAGAGAAGAAATCGAAGGAAGCGGTGGCCCGCGCTGCCATGGCCAGTGGCCGTTCAAAGCGCAAG aAATGGGTAAAAGTTAGGGCTAGGGACAAGTTGAACAACGCAGTTACCTTTGACAAGACTGCTTACGACAAGTTGATGAATGAAATTCCGAAGAGCAAGCTCATCACGATATCAGTGGTGTCAGAGCGTCTGAAGGTCAATGGAAGCCTCGCAAGACAGGCGCTCAGGGAGCTGGAATCGTTGAACTTGATAAAGCCGATTTGCGAACCTCACCATACTCAGCTACTTTACACAAAGGTTAACTAA
- a CDS encoding uncharacterized protein (ribosomal protein L1 family protein), whose amino-acid sequence MATCVTNKLYNLTRFHLNNRLKYNLIVTRNKKYLPFYHKARIVRNRPKESKESTQHIADNKTDIEADIDEVRAEKDARLREVLNLKYTLPTSLNNVYNLFHTIDNVNNKPKRSYKNVEAGKSTDSVSDDSNANEHVREIYLNLFLKVDIRRKSLRDNLLLPFNVKNRKKILVVCENEYVDVMLKNGATYAGLSYLDKIENNWRDFDLVITSFIHMPKLVKLAKILGPLKLMPNAKSGT is encoded by the coding sequence atggCAACATGtgtaacaaataaattatataatctTACTAGATTCCACCTTAATAATAGGCTGAAATATAACCTAATTGTAACtaggaataaaaagtatCTTCCATTCTATCATAAGGCGAGGATAGTAAGAAATAGGCCCAAGGAATCGAAGGAATCTACACAACATATAGCGGATAATAAAACTGATATTGAAGCTGATATAGATGAAGTTCGTGCGGAAAAGGACGCGAGACTGAGGGAAGTGTTGAACTTAAAGTATACACTGCCAACGAGCCTCAACAAcgtatataatttgtttcaCACAATCgataatgtaaataataaaccGAAGAGGagttataaaaatgtagaaGCTGGTAAAAGTACAGACAGTGTCTCGGATGATAGCAACGCCAACGAGCATGTTAGAGAAATATACCTAAACCTATTTTTGAAAGTCGATATTCGCAGAAAGTCGCTGAGGGATAACCTGCTGCTTCCCTTTAACgttaaaaatagaaaaaagaTACTCGTGGTGTGCGAAAACGAGTACGTTGACGTTATGCTTAAAAACGGAGCAACGTACGCAGGGCTGAGTTACTTGGATAAAATTGAGAACAATTGGAGAGATTTCGACCTGGTAATAACGTCCTTTATACATATGCCCaagctggtgaagctgGCAAAGATACTAGGGCCGCTGAAACTCATGCCAAACGCGAAATCAGGTACCtga
- a CDS encoding uncharacterized protein (zinc finger, RING-type domain containing protein) — protein sequence MFTDMLHRYALVSHLLLACSIGHISTTVTGFYDIITHFLSNKTCVAILYNYCLMLFIFCCKIPVMIFIGQLTRLETEELIESLRSYLTDSILFLVLSKPKHLGKELLVSDLIRSLAILLAIKAFHILLSNRLSHMFEMEVPSFGRVLRVSSFIYVLSLVNVFLINFFVHNLTKKNTFTIWVIFELLGMMQSLLFSTIKFVVNLVDLYQQNGLVNKVTLLFYVELLQDMTSLVTFTTFMVLFFVNNPINIPIYMIIDIIHVAKNLTGRIKMLIEYRKLSKVLNSRFPVYTATNSGETCIICRDALDDNSRKIDCGHAFHLNCLKSWLFQHASCPSCRTPIYSSSVTEAPLIDVNNILYNVEQRVLIAMRKLMKVGEIMLGFMMEVLVKTWPFNKVFKRRLTFKNKICKVVLILSNKVKKQDSYECYFLDENNNMARLFETIMSKSEEDRKKVAVAEAKLNYESSVTASGNVAASSAFKSGGNSGVSTGNTGVNMGNTGSYTANTGMSDAGNTSCDKGNTGMSDAGNTSCDKGNTGMSDAGNTGTNGGSSSNTTDSTGINVRNTSFNVGNTGRSNYSSGTTPRIRDTSSRRAEVVDVGTVDVQVALDDSTTGRRTVGTNTPRDAAGFTNGTRDQLGYTDTHSRSQFTGSNTPESSNAGHNTPRINVAGRNTPRTNTTGHDTPLRSVSGHSTPGSQLRGVTPRSQAGVITPRSYTTGGMVLRSRSMPFIHTNPIGSITASLELNINVVNVIKRHRFHQLFFLAPNSSSRASRTSRKSKTGRTSGTGRTNGTNTSVRADGTGRTDRTNLTDGTDRTNVSERTNTSASSDRTGGTESRRQYTKERLLLQEMLSLLNEKETSTEECLKEIESNLVLLLPLFLASMGTILGSFTQAAILSVLGPENMRARSDTVNFTNITTENKKAVYMKLVTRVGETENIDISSIVGTNEPKMSIFEALKEEAMASSNYGVARGNVRDNSLAAKVNLNASTTTRANNIANISDNNSGNAASTFSSGGTPGAGTDANATGESAAAGVATPKSSRQMTPRTSNCSSSTSANTNIFNIFGSSNSYYSNSREINTEEFTSNNFNSTNNFNSNNNFNSTSNNYASSDNGDEEYILIDENLIKKEHVKFLVAAKDYSFLMLKLKKKHQLNVTDLLVSLQTIQSVVKNHL from the exons aTGTTCACTGATATGCTACATCGTTACGCCTTGGTCAGTCATTTGCTACTGGCCTGTTCGATAGGCCATATTTCAACGACCGTGACTGGCTTTTACGatataattacacattttttatcaaataaaacatgCGTAGCG ATCCTGTACAATTATTGTCTGATGTTGTTCATCTTTTGTTGTAAAATACCAGTAATGATATTCATTGGTCAGCTGACCCGTTTGGAAACAGAG GAGCTTATAGAGAGCCTGAGGAGCTACTTGACAGACTCTATTCTGTTCCTGGTGCTGTCGAAGCCGAAACACCTGGGAAAGGAACTACTGGTTTCAGATTTGATAAGATCACTTGCCATACTGCTGGCAATCAAGGCATTTCACATACTGCTGTCGAATCGCCTGTCTCAC ATGTTTGAGATGGAAGTACCGAGTTTCGGCAGAGTGCTGAGAGTTAGTTCGTTCATCTACGTGCTGAGTCTCGTAAACGTGTTTTTGATAAACTTCTTTGTGCATAATTTGACAAAGAAGAATACATTCACAATATGGGTGATATTTGAG ctCCTGGGAATGATGCAGAGTCTGCTATTTTCAACAATTAAGTTTGTAGTTAACCTGGTTGATTTATATCAACAAAACG GCCtagtaaataaagtaaCGCTCCTGTTTTACGTAGAGCTGTTACAGGATATGACGTCTTTAGTAACGTTTACA ACGTTCATGGTCCTCTTCTTTGTAAACAATCCTATCAACATTCCAATATACATGATCATTGACATAATACAC GTTGCTAAAAATTTGACTGGAAGAATAAAGATGTTGATAGAATATCGCAAGTTATCGAAGGTCTTGAACTCAAG GTTCCCTGTGTATACGGCAACAAATTCAGGAGAGACCTGTATAATATGCAGAGACGCCCTGGATGATAACTCGAGGAAGATAGACTGCGGGCACGCCTTCCACCTCAACTGCCTGAAGTCGTGGCTCTTCCAGCACGCAAGTTGCCCATCATGTAGAACGCCAATCTACTCATCCTCAGTCACGGAGGCGCCGCTTATCGACGTCAACAACATACTCTACAACGTGGAGCAGAGAGTACTTATCGCAAtgaggaagctgatgaaGGTGGGAGAGATTATGCTGGGATTCATGATGGAAGTTCTCGTGAAGAC GTGGCCATTCAATAAAGTGTTTAAGAGAAGACTAacgtttaaaaataagatcTGCAAGGTGGTGTTGATACTGTcaaataaagttaaaaagcAAGACTCGTATGAATGTTACTTTTTAGACGAGAACAATAACATGGCGAGGTTGTTTGAGACTATCATGAGTAAATCAGAGGAAGATAGGAAGAAGGTTGCAGTGGCAGAAGCGAAGTTGAACTATGAGAGTAGTGTCACCGCTAGTGGTAATGTTGCTGCTAGTAGCGCCTTTAAAAGTGGCGGCAATAGTGGTGTTAGCACAGGTAACACTGGTGTCAACATGGGCAATACTGGCTCATATACAGCTAATACTGGAATGAGTGATGCTGGTAATACTAGTTGTGATAAAGGTAATACTGGAATGAGTGATGCTGGTAATACTAGTTGTGATAAAGGTAATACTGGAATGAGTGATGCTGGTAATACCGGTACCAATGGTGGTAGTTCTAGTAATACTACCGACAGTACTGGCATTAATGTTCGTAATACTAGCTTTAACGTTGGTAATACTGGTAGGAGTAACTATTCTAGTGGCACTACACCACGGATCAGGGACACCAGTAGCCGCAGGGCCGAAGTAGTGGATGTTGGTACAGTTGACGTTCAAGTTGCTCTCGATGATAGCACGACTGGCAGACGCACCGTTGGAACTAATACACCCAGAGATGCAGCAGGCTTTACCAATGGTACTAGAGACCAACTAGGGTATACCGATACTCATTCGAGGAGTCAGTTCACAGGTAGTAACACGCCTGAGAGCAGTAATGCCGGACACAATACACCCAGGATTAACGTTGCAGGTCGCAATACACCCAGAACCAACACTACTGGGCATGACACTCCCTTAAGAAGTGTTAGTGGGCATAGCACTCCCGGAAGTCAGTTACGAGGAGTTACGCCGAGGAGTCAAGCAGGCGTAATTACACCCAGAAGTTACACTACAGGCGGAATGGTGCTGAGATCGAGGTCAATGCCATTCATACACACTAACCCAATAGGAAGCATCACGGCCTCGCTGGAGTTAAACATTAACGTGGTGAATGTGATCAAGAGGCACAGGTTTCATCAACTGTTCTTCCTGGCGCCAAACTCGTCAAGTAGAGCCAGTAGAACAAGTAGAAAGAGTAAAACAGGTAGAACAAGTGGAACAGGTAGAACAAATGGAACAAACACATCAGTAAGAGCAGATGGAACAGGTAGAACAGATAGAACAAATCTAACAGATGGAACAGATAGAACAAATGTCTCAGAAAGAACAAACACATCAGCCAGTTCAGATAGAACAGGTGGAACAGAGTCGAGAAGACAGTATACGAAGGAAAGGCTGCTTCTGCAAGAGATGCTTAGTCTGCTTAACGAGAAGGAGACATCGACGGAAGAGTGTCTGAAGGAAATAGAAAGTaacctggtgctgctgctgccaCTGTTCCTAGCGTCGATGGGCACGATACTGGGCTCGTTCACACAAGCAGCAATACTGTCAGTACTAGGACCAGAAAATATGAGAGCACGAAGCGACACAGTCAACTTCACAAACATAACGACGGAGAATAAGAAAGCAGTGTACATGAAGCTGGTGACGCGAGTAGGGGAAACTGAAAACATAGACATAAGCAGCATAGTAGGAACCAACGAACCCAAAATGTCGATATTTGAGGCACTCAAGGAGGAAGCAATGGCGAGCAGTAACTATGGAGTTGCCAGGGGTAATGTTAGAGATAACAGCCTTGCAGCTAAAGTTAATCTGAACGCAAGTACGACCACGAGAGCCAATAATATCGCTAACATTAGTGACAATAATAGTGGCAACGCAGCCTCCACATTCAGCAGTGGCGGAACGCCAGGTGCTGGCACAGATGCTAATGCGACTGGGGAAAGTGCAGCCGCTGGCGTCGCCACCCCTAAGTCAAGTCGCCAAATGACACCAAGGACCTCTAAttgcagcagcagtactAGCGCAAACAcgaatatttttaacatcTTTGGAAGCAGTAACAGCTATTACAGCAACAGTAGAGAAATTAACACGGAAGAGTTCACGAGTAACAACTTCAACAGTACCAACAACTttaacagcaacaacaactTTAACAGTACCAGCAACAACTACGCTAGCAGCGACAACGGCGATGAAGAATACATCCTCATTGAcgaaaatttaataaagaaGGAGCACGTTAAGTTTCTGGTAGCAGCCAAGGATTATTCGTTTTTGATGCttaagctgaagaagaagcaccAGTTGAACGTCACGGACCTGCTGGTGAGCCTGCAGACGATACAGTCCGTGGTTAAAAACCACCTATAA
- a CDS encoding uncharacterized protein (short-chain dehydrogenase/reductase SDR family protein): protein MFDKSVLVTGCDSGIGFGLCKKLVERGFYTIAVCRTEVGKNSVEEVFVNFKNRGNATNADEVVKDKSPEQTDTQEVGLVTILDITCEKSIRQLVSTYVELNKAAKVPNLYAIINNAAIWRFSSLEESLLSDDGIHEELERWKNVININVLGAVTTSLYFMPLLRVHKGLKPRVIFISSVLGECAMPGQCSYISSKFAIRGFHESLLHELVNNDIFSVCISPGPVRNTNLFSDLDDYEADQSYKCEHTKAIKDSLRKLRNYGSSIDKVVAAVICALESKRPKKHRNPAGTLVFRISKMLPKLIYIKLVRFVLSNSRFLDNKLVQMPLKYIFR, encoded by the exons ATGTTCGACAAATCGGTACTTGTAACAGGTTGCGACTCTGGCATAGGATTCGGCCTATGCAAGAAACTTGTTGAAAGAGGCTTTTACACCATTGCAGTTTGCAGAACTGAAGTCGGTAAAAACAGTGTAGAAGAAGTGTTtgttaactttaaaaaCAGGGGAAACGCCACAAACGCAGATGAAGTGGTCAAAGATAAAAGCCCAGAACAAACTGATACACAAGAGGTAGGACTTGTAACAATATTGGACATAACATGTGAAAAGTCAATAAGGCAGCTAGTTTCGACATACGTTGAGTTGAATAAGGCAGCCAAGGTGCCTAACCTATACGCAATCATAAACAACGCGGCGATATGGCGATTCTCAAGCCTAGAG GAATCTCTGCTAAGTGATGATGGGATCcacgaggagctggaaagaTGGAaaaatgtaataaatattaatgttCTCGGCGCAGTTACAACGtctttgtattttatgCCACTACTGAGGGTACACAAGGGCCTGAAACCCAGAGTTATTTTCATCTCCAGCGTTTTGGGCGAGTGTGCAATGCCGGGCCAATGCAGTTACATATCATCCAAATTCGCAATCAGAGGCTTCCACGAGTCACTCTTGCATGAATTAGTCAACAATGACATATTCTCAGTCTGTATTTCGCCAGGGCCCGTCCGTAACACGAATCTGTTCAGCGACCTGGACGACTACGAGGCTGACCAGTCGTACAAATGTGAACACACTAAGGCAATAAAGGACTCACTAA GGAAATTGCGGAATTACGGGTCAAGCATCGACAAAGTAGTCGCTGCAGTCATATGTGCATTGGAATCCAAGAGGCCAAAAAAACACAGGAACCCGGCGGGAACCCTCGTGTTTAGAATCAGCAAAATGCTCCCAAAGCTCATTTACATTAAGTTAGTTAGGTTCGTGCTGAGTAATAGTCGCTTTCTGGACAATAAGCTAGTACAAATGCCACTAAAGTATATATTCCGATaa